The Neomonachus schauinslandi chromosome 11, ASM220157v2, whole genome shotgun sequence genome contains a region encoding:
- the RCE1 gene encoding CAAX prenyl protease 2 isoform X2, whose amino-acid sequence MAALGGDGLRLLSVSRPERQPESAALGGPGPGLCCWVSVFSCLSLACSYVGSLYVWKSELPRDHPAVIKRRFTSVLVVSSLSPLCVLLWRELTGIQPGTSLLTLMGFRLEGIFPAALLPLLLTMILFLGPLMQLSMDCPCDLADGLKVVLAPRSWARCLTDMRWLRNQVIAPLTEELVFRACMLPMLAPCTGLGPAVFTCPLFFGVAHFHHIFEQLRFRQSSVGSIFLSAVLLHSCLRCLHCFPLHPNRTPDWAGSLPLLLQLHGLSCRVCSPGASAEAAPAGRLCSGCGTLPASAPAPHGPQALRQPSPLCAFGAGRGLRGSPVLLTHAPDPCSDELSRAPQPLPTKGYCRGGAGWGPRDLRNFCRGLKPELVESQGPRERSRYPKGAAPLQRRLSNSWE is encoded by the exons ATGGCGGCGCTGGGCGGGGATGGGCTGCGCCTGCTGTCGGTATCGCGGCCGGAGCGGCAGCCCGAGTCGGCGGCTCTGGGCGGTCCAGGCCCTGGGCTGTGCTGCTGGGTGTCAGTGTTCTCCTGTCTTAGCCTTGCCTGCTCCTATGTGGGCAGCCTCTACGTCTGGAAGAGTGAGCTGCCCAG GGACCATCCTGCCGTCATCAAGCGGCGTTTCACTAGCGTCTTGGTGGTGTCCAGTCTCTCGCCCCTCTGCGTGCTACTCTGGAGAGAACTCACAGGCATCCAG CCAGGCACATCCCTGCTCACCCTGATGGGCTTCAGGCTGGAGGGCATTTTCCCAGCGGCACTGCTACCCCTGCTGCTGACCATG ATCCTTTTCCTGGGCCCACTGATGCAGCTCTCTATGGATTGCCCATGTGATCTGGCAGATGGATTGAAGGTTGTCTTAG CCCCTCGCTCCTGGGCCCGCTGCCTCACAGACATGCGTTGGCTGCGGAACCAAGTGATTGCACCCCTGACAGAAGAACTGGTATTCCGGGCCTGCATGCTGCCCATGTTAGCACCATGCACTGGCCTGGGCCCTGCCGTGTTCACCTGCCCACTCTTCTTTGGAGTTG CCCATTTTCACCACATTTTTGAGCAGCTTCGTTTCCGCCAGAGCAGCGTGGGGAGCATCTTCTTGTCTGCAG TTCTCCTACACAGCTGTCTTCGGTGCCTACACTGCTTTCCTCTTCATCCGAACAG GACACCTGATTGGGCCGGTTCTTTGCCACTCCTTCTGCAATTACATGGGCTTTCCTGCCGTGTGTGCAGCCCTGGAGCATCCGCAGAGGCGGCCCCTGCTGGCAGGCTATGCTCTGGGTGTGGGactcttcctgcttctgctccAGCCCCTCACGGACCCCAAGCTCTACGGCAGCCTTCCCCTTTGTGTGCTTTTGGAGCGGGCAGGGGACTCAGAGGCTCCCCTGTGCTCCTGACCCATGCTCCTGACCCATGCTCCGATGAACTCTCACgggctccccagcccctccccaccaagggGTACTGCAGGGGAGGAGCTGGCTGGGGTCCCCGAGATCTCAGGAATTTTTGTAGGGGATTGAAGCCAGAGCTAGTTGAATCCCAGGGACCAAGAGAAAGGAGCAGATATCCAAAGGGTGCAGCTCCTCTCCAGAGGAGGTTGAGCAACAGCTGGGAGTGA
- the RCE1 gene encoding CAAX prenyl protease 2 isoform X1, whose amino-acid sequence MAALGGDGLRLLSVSRPERQPESAALGGPGPGLCCWVSVFSCLSLACSYVGSLYVWKSELPRDHPAVIKRRFTSVLVVSSLSPLCVLLWRELTGIQPGTSLLTLMGFRLEGIFPAALLPLLLTMILFLGPLMQLSMDCPCDLADGLKVVLAPRSWARCLTDMRWLRNQVIAPLTEELVFRACMLPMLAPCTGLGPAVFTCPLFFGVAHFHHIFEQLRFRQSSVGSIFLSAVLGQEEHAGVVTRGLPVSSVPVLLHSCLRCLHCFPLHPNRTPDWAGSLPLLLQLHGLSCRVCSPGASAEAAPAGRLCSGCGTLPASAPAPHGPQALRQPSPLCAFGAGRGLRGSPVLLTHAPDPCSDELSRAPQPLPTKGYCRGGAGWGPRDLRNFCRGLKPELVESQGPRERSRYPKGAAPLQRRLSNSWE is encoded by the exons ATGGCGGCGCTGGGCGGGGATGGGCTGCGCCTGCTGTCGGTATCGCGGCCGGAGCGGCAGCCCGAGTCGGCGGCTCTGGGCGGTCCAGGCCCTGGGCTGTGCTGCTGGGTGTCAGTGTTCTCCTGTCTTAGCCTTGCCTGCTCCTATGTGGGCAGCCTCTACGTCTGGAAGAGTGAGCTGCCCAG GGACCATCCTGCCGTCATCAAGCGGCGTTTCACTAGCGTCTTGGTGGTGTCCAGTCTCTCGCCCCTCTGCGTGCTACTCTGGAGAGAACTCACAGGCATCCAG CCAGGCACATCCCTGCTCACCCTGATGGGCTTCAGGCTGGAGGGCATTTTCCCAGCGGCACTGCTACCCCTGCTGCTGACCATG ATCCTTTTCCTGGGCCCACTGATGCAGCTCTCTATGGATTGCCCATGTGATCTGGCAGATGGATTGAAGGTTGTCTTAG CCCCTCGCTCCTGGGCCCGCTGCCTCACAGACATGCGTTGGCTGCGGAACCAAGTGATTGCACCCCTGACAGAAGAACTGGTATTCCGGGCCTGCATGCTGCCCATGTTAGCACCATGCACTGGCCTGGGCCCTGCCGTGTTCACCTGCCCACTCTTCTTTGGAGTTG CCCATTTTCACCACATTTTTGAGCAGCTTCGTTTCCGCCAGAGCAGCGTGGGGAGCATCTTCTTGTCTGCAG TGCTGGGGCAGGAAGAGCATGCAGGTGTGGTCACTCGAGGCCTCCCCGTCTCCAGCGTTCCAGTTCTCCTACACAGCTGTCTTCGGTGCCTACACTGCTTTCCTCTTCATCCGAACAG GACACCTGATTGGGCCGGTTCTTTGCCACTCCTTCTGCAATTACATGGGCTTTCCTGCCGTGTGTGCAGCCCTGGAGCATCCGCAGAGGCGGCCCCTGCTGGCAGGCTATGCTCTGGGTGTGGGactcttcctgcttctgctccAGCCCCTCACGGACCCCAAGCTCTACGGCAGCCTTCCCCTTTGTGTGCTTTTGGAGCGGGCAGGGGACTCAGAGGCTCCCCTGTGCTCCTGACCCATGCTCCTGACCCATGCTCCGATGAACTCTCACgggctccccagcccctccccaccaagggGTACTGCAGGGGAGGAGCTGGCTGGGGTCCCCGAGATCTCAGGAATTTTTGTAGGGGATTGAAGCCAGAGCTAGTTGAATCCCAGGGACCAAGAGAAAGGAGCAGATATCCAAAGGGTGCAGCTCCTCTCCAGAGGAGGTTGAGCAACAGCTGGGAGTGA
- the RCE1 gene encoding CAAX prenyl protease 2 isoform X5 — MGFRLEGIFPAALLPLLLTMILFLGPLMQLSMDCPCDLADGLKVVLAPRSWARCLTDMRWLRNQVIAPLTEELVFRACMLPMLAPCTGLGPAVFTCPLFFGVAHFHHIFEQLRFRQSSVGSIFLSAVLGQEEHAGVVTRGLPVSSVPVLLHSCLRCLHCFPLHPNRTPDWAGSLPLLLQLHGLSCRVCSPGASAEAAPAGRLCSGCGTLPASAPAPHGPQALRQPSPLCAFGAGRGLRGSPVLLTHAPDPCSDELSRAPQPLPTKGYCRGGAGWGPRDLRNFCRGLKPELVESQGPRERSRYPKGAAPLQRRLSNSWE; from the exons ATGGGCTTCAGGCTGGAGGGCATTTTCCCAGCGGCACTGCTACCCCTGCTGCTGACCATG ATCCTTTTCCTGGGCCCACTGATGCAGCTCTCTATGGATTGCCCATGTGATCTGGCAGATGGATTGAAGGTTGTCTTAG CCCCTCGCTCCTGGGCCCGCTGCCTCACAGACATGCGTTGGCTGCGGAACCAAGTGATTGCACCCCTGACAGAAGAACTGGTATTCCGGGCCTGCATGCTGCCCATGTTAGCACCATGCACTGGCCTGGGCCCTGCCGTGTTCACCTGCCCACTCTTCTTTGGAGTTG CCCATTTTCACCACATTTTTGAGCAGCTTCGTTTCCGCCAGAGCAGCGTGGGGAGCATCTTCTTGTCTGCAG TGCTGGGGCAGGAAGAGCATGCAGGTGTGGTCACTCGAGGCCTCCCCGTCTCCAGCGTTCCAGTTCTCCTACACAGCTGTCTTCGGTGCCTACACTGCTTTCCTCTTCATCCGAACAG GACACCTGATTGGGCCGGTTCTTTGCCACTCCTTCTGCAATTACATGGGCTTTCCTGCCGTGTGTGCAGCCCTGGAGCATCCGCAGAGGCGGCCCCTGCTGGCAGGCTATGCTCTGGGTGTGGGactcttcctgcttctgctccAGCCCCTCACGGACCCCAAGCTCTACGGCAGCCTTCCCCTTTGTGTGCTTTTGGAGCGGGCAGGGGACTCAGAGGCTCCCCTGTGCTCCTGACCCATGCTCCTGACCCATGCTCCGATGAACTCTCACgggctccccagcccctccccaccaagggGTACTGCAGGGGAGGAGCTGGCTGGGGTCCCCGAGATCTCAGGAATTTTTGTAGGGGATTGAAGCCAGAGCTAGTTGAATCCCAGGGACCAAGAGAAAGGAGCAGATATCCAAAGGGTGCAGCTCCTCTCCAGAGGAGGTTGAGCAACAGCTGGGAGTGA
- the RCE1 gene encoding CAAX prenyl protease 2 isoform X3 — protein sequence MAALGGDGLRLLSVSRPERQPESAALGGPGPGLCCWVSVFSCLSLACSYVGSLYVWKSELPRDHPAVIKRRFTSVLVVSSLSPLCVLLWRELTGIQPGTSLLTLMGFRLEGIFPAALLPLLLTMILFLGPLMQLSMDCPCDLADGLKVVLAPRSWARCLTDMRWLRNQVIAPLTEELVFRACMLPMLAPCTGLGPAVFTCPLFFGVAHFHHIFEQLRFRQSSVGSIFLSAAFQFSYTAVFGAYTAFLFIRTGHLIGPVLCHSFCNYMGFPAVCAALEHPQRRPLLAGYALGVGLFLLLLQPLTDPKLYGSLPLCVLLERAGDSEAPLCS from the exons ATGGCGGCGCTGGGCGGGGATGGGCTGCGCCTGCTGTCGGTATCGCGGCCGGAGCGGCAGCCCGAGTCGGCGGCTCTGGGCGGTCCAGGCCCTGGGCTGTGCTGCTGGGTGTCAGTGTTCTCCTGTCTTAGCCTTGCCTGCTCCTATGTGGGCAGCCTCTACGTCTGGAAGAGTGAGCTGCCCAG GGACCATCCTGCCGTCATCAAGCGGCGTTTCACTAGCGTCTTGGTGGTGTCCAGTCTCTCGCCCCTCTGCGTGCTACTCTGGAGAGAACTCACAGGCATCCAG CCAGGCACATCCCTGCTCACCCTGATGGGCTTCAGGCTGGAGGGCATTTTCCCAGCGGCACTGCTACCCCTGCTGCTGACCATG ATCCTTTTCCTGGGCCCACTGATGCAGCTCTCTATGGATTGCCCATGTGATCTGGCAGATGGATTGAAGGTTGTCTTAG CCCCTCGCTCCTGGGCCCGCTGCCTCACAGACATGCGTTGGCTGCGGAACCAAGTGATTGCACCCCTGACAGAAGAACTGGTATTCCGGGCCTGCATGCTGCCCATGTTAGCACCATGCACTGGCCTGGGCCCTGCCGTGTTCACCTGCCCACTCTTCTTTGGAGTTG CCCATTTTCACCACATTTTTGAGCAGCTTCGTTTCCGCCAGAGCAGCGTGGGGAGCATCTTCTTGTCTGCAG CGTTCCAGTTCTCCTACACAGCTGTCTTCGGTGCCTACACTGCTTTCCTCTTCATCCGAACAG GACACCTGATTGGGCCGGTTCTTTGCCACTCCTTCTGCAATTACATGGGCTTTCCTGCCGTGTGTGCAGCCCTGGAGCATCCGCAGAGGCGGCCCCTGCTGGCAGGCTATGCTCTGGGTGTGGGactcttcctgcttctgctccAGCCCCTCACGGACCCCAAGCTCTACGGCAGCCTTCCCCTTTGTGTGCTTTTGGAGCGGGCAGGGGACTCAGAGGCTCCCCTGTGCTCCTGA
- the RCE1 gene encoding CAAX prenyl protease 2 isoform X4, producing the protein MAALGGDGLRLLSVSRPERQPESAALGGPGPGLCCWVSVFSCLSLACSYVGSLYVWKSELPRDHPAVIKRRFTSVLVVSSLSPLCVLLWRELTGIQPGTSLLTLMGFRLEGIFPAALLPLLLTMILFLGPLMQLSMDCPCDLADGLKVVLAPRSWARCLTDMRWLRNQVIAPLTEELVFRACMLPMLAPCTGLGPAVFTCPLFFGVAHFHHIFEQLRFRQSSVGSIFLSAVLGQEEHAGVVTRGLPVSSVPVLLHSCLRCLHCFPLHPNRLVLSLSRVPPPPGAQGPTGVGGRMGMLFVVGVASFFHCGLRLAEPGLSVW; encoded by the exons ATGGCGGCGCTGGGCGGGGATGGGCTGCGCCTGCTGTCGGTATCGCGGCCGGAGCGGCAGCCCGAGTCGGCGGCTCTGGGCGGTCCAGGCCCTGGGCTGTGCTGCTGGGTGTCAGTGTTCTCCTGTCTTAGCCTTGCCTGCTCCTATGTGGGCAGCCTCTACGTCTGGAAGAGTGAGCTGCCCAG GGACCATCCTGCCGTCATCAAGCGGCGTTTCACTAGCGTCTTGGTGGTGTCCAGTCTCTCGCCCCTCTGCGTGCTACTCTGGAGAGAACTCACAGGCATCCAG CCAGGCACATCCCTGCTCACCCTGATGGGCTTCAGGCTGGAGGGCATTTTCCCAGCGGCACTGCTACCCCTGCTGCTGACCATG ATCCTTTTCCTGGGCCCACTGATGCAGCTCTCTATGGATTGCCCATGTGATCTGGCAGATGGATTGAAGGTTGTCTTAG CCCCTCGCTCCTGGGCCCGCTGCCTCACAGACATGCGTTGGCTGCGGAACCAAGTGATTGCACCCCTGACAGAAGAACTGGTATTCCGGGCCTGCATGCTGCCCATGTTAGCACCATGCACTGGCCTGGGCCCTGCCGTGTTCACCTGCCCACTCTTCTTTGGAGTTG CCCATTTTCACCACATTTTTGAGCAGCTTCGTTTCCGCCAGAGCAGCGTGGGGAGCATCTTCTTGTCTGCAG TGCTGGGGCAGGAAGAGCATGCAGGTGTGGTCACTCGAGGCCTCCCCGTCTCCAGCGTTCCAGTTCTCCTACACAGCTGTCTTCGGTGCCTACACTGCTTTCCTCTTCATCCGAACAGGTTGGTCCTCAGTCTCTCACGGGTCCCCCCCCCGCCAGGGGCTCAGGGGCCCACAGgagtgggtgggagaatgggaaTGCTGTTTGTTGTAGGAGTGGCAAGTTTcttccactgtggtctgagacTGGCAGAGCCAGGGCTTTCAGTCTGGTGA
- the RCE1 gene encoding CAAX prenyl protease 2 isoform X6 codes for MAALGGDGLRLLSVSRPERQPESAALGGPGPGLCCWVSVFSCLSLACSYVGSLYVWKSELPRDHPAVIKRRFTSVLVVSSLSPLCVLLWRELTGIQPGTSLLTLMGFRLEGIFPAALLPLLLTMILFLGPLMQLSMDCPCDLADGLKVVLAPRSWARCLTDMRWLRNQVIAPLTEELVFRACMLPMLAPCTGLGPAVFTCPLFFGVAHFHHIFEQLRFRQSSVGSIFLSAVLGQEEHAGVVTRGLPVSSVPVLLHSCLRCLHCFPLHPNSLPTRRGPLFGKR; via the exons ATGGCGGCGCTGGGCGGGGATGGGCTGCGCCTGCTGTCGGTATCGCGGCCGGAGCGGCAGCCCGAGTCGGCGGCTCTGGGCGGTCCAGGCCCTGGGCTGTGCTGCTGGGTGTCAGTGTTCTCCTGTCTTAGCCTTGCCTGCTCCTATGTGGGCAGCCTCTACGTCTGGAAGAGTGAGCTGCCCAG GGACCATCCTGCCGTCATCAAGCGGCGTTTCACTAGCGTCTTGGTGGTGTCCAGTCTCTCGCCCCTCTGCGTGCTACTCTGGAGAGAACTCACAGGCATCCAG CCAGGCACATCCCTGCTCACCCTGATGGGCTTCAGGCTGGAGGGCATTTTCCCAGCGGCACTGCTACCCCTGCTGCTGACCATG ATCCTTTTCCTGGGCCCACTGATGCAGCTCTCTATGGATTGCCCATGTGATCTGGCAGATGGATTGAAGGTTGTCTTAG CCCCTCGCTCCTGGGCCCGCTGCCTCACAGACATGCGTTGGCTGCGGAACCAAGTGATTGCACCCCTGACAGAAGAACTGGTATTCCGGGCCTGCATGCTGCCCATGTTAGCACCATGCACTGGCCTGGGCCCTGCCGTGTTCACCTGCCCACTCTTCTTTGGAGTTG CCCATTTTCACCACATTTTTGAGCAGCTTCGTTTCCGCCAGAGCAGCGTGGGGAGCATCTTCTTGTCTGCAG TGCTGGGGCAGGAAGAGCATGCAGGTGTGGTCACTCGAGGCCTCCCCGTCTCCAGCGTTCCAGTTCTCCTACACAGCTGTCTTCGGTGCCTACACTGCTTTCCTCTTCATCCGAACAG